From Prosthecobacter dejongeii, the proteins below share one genomic window:
- the rpsP gene encoding 30S ribosomal protein S16, whose protein sequence is MAVAIRLRQEGSKGRLFYRVVAADQRFKRDGRFLEILGTYDPQKKGANTNIDLEKVNSWIAKGAQPTETVRSLIKRAAAAAK, encoded by the coding sequence ATGGCAGTAGCAATCCGTCTCCGTCAAGAAGGCTCCAAAGGCCGTCTGTTCTATCGTGTCGTCGCCGCTGACCAGCGTTTCAAACGCGATGGTCGCTTCCTCGAAATCTTGGGCACTTATGACCCACAGAAAAAAGGCGCGAACACCAACATTGATCTTGAGAAGGTGAATTCTTGGATCGCCAAAGGCGCTCAGCCTACAGAAACAGTTCGTAGCCTCATCAAGAGAGCTGCAGCAGCTGCTAAGTAA